From a region of the Streptomyces caniferus genome:
- a CDS encoding YnfA family protein, with product MLFARSAALFVLAGLFEIGGAWLVWQGVREHKGWAWIGAGVIALGIYGWVATLQPDAAFGRILAAYGGVFVAGSLAWGAIVDGYRPDRWDVTGALICLAGMAVIMYAPRGR from the coding sequence ATGCTGTTCGCCCGCTCCGCCGCCCTCTTCGTCCTCGCCGGTCTCTTCGAAATCGGCGGTGCCTGGCTGGTCTGGCAGGGCGTCCGCGAACACAAGGGCTGGGCCTGGATCGGCGCCGGAGTAATCGCGCTCGGGATCTACGGCTGGGTCGCCACTCTCCAGCCGGACGCCGCGTTCGGCCGCATCCTCGCCGCGTACGGCGGTGTCTTCGTCGCCGGCTCGCTGGCGTGGGGGGCGATCGTCGACGGTTACCGCCCCGACCGCTGGGACGTGACCGGGGCCCTGATCTGTCTGGCCGGAATGGCCGTGATCATGTACGCCCCCAGGGGCCGCTGA
- a CDS encoding SDR family oxidoreductase, producing MTAEARTAVVTGASSGIGAATARALAAAGYRVVLTARRKDRIEELAAELPNAEAYALDVTDRAAVDAFAAALDRYPSLDVLVNNAGGAYGAEPVATGDPADWRAMYEVNVLGVLHMTQALLPALTASGDGTVVVLSSTAGLGTYEGGGGYVAAKHGAHVIAETLRLELCGEPVRVIEVAPGMVKTDEFATTRFRGDTDKAAKVYAGVDQPLSAEDVADTITWAITRPSHVNVDLLVVRPRAQASNSKVHRTT from the coding sequence ATGACCGCCGAGGCCCGTACCGCCGTCGTCACCGGAGCGAGCAGTGGCATCGGCGCCGCCACCGCGCGAGCCCTGGCCGCGGCCGGCTACCGCGTGGTGCTCACGGCCCGCCGCAAGGACCGTATCGAGGAGCTCGCCGCCGAGCTGCCGAACGCCGAGGCCTACGCACTCGACGTCACCGACCGCGCCGCCGTCGACGCCTTCGCGGCCGCTCTCGACCGCTACCCCTCCCTCGACGTCCTGGTCAACAACGCCGGCGGCGCGTACGGCGCGGAGCCGGTCGCCACCGGCGACCCCGCCGACTGGCGTGCCATGTACGAGGTCAATGTGCTGGGCGTGCTCCACATGACCCAGGCGCTGCTGCCCGCGCTCACCGCCTCCGGCGACGGCACCGTCGTCGTGCTCTCCTCCACCGCCGGCCTCGGCACCTACGAGGGCGGCGGCGGTTATGTCGCCGCCAAGCACGGCGCCCATGTCATTGCCGAGACGCTCCGTCTGGAGCTGTGCGGCGAGCCGGTGCGCGTCATCGAGGTCGCCCCGGGCATGGTCAAGACCGACGAGTTCGCCACCACCCGCTTCCGCGGCGACACCGACAAGGCCGCCAAGGTCTACGCGGGCGTCGACCAGCCGCTGAGCGCGGAGGACGTCGCCGACACCATCACCTGGGCGATCACCCGCCCCTCGCACGTCAACGTCGACCTGCTGGTGGTCCGCCCCCGCGCCCAGGCCTCCAACTCCAAGGTGCACCGCACCACCTGA
- a CDS encoding recombinase family protein, whose amino-acid sequence MTLVDPQPKKKLTAAEVERLVERLRGVPTGAPSLEEAKALRAEGWHLLLAYCRISDDAHKRDGHGVEDQTRHCGRIAGHMHGIVIHHYIDNDKSASKANVTRDDFDKMIEALERGSTEHGYPVDGVVCVADDRLYRGAHAYERFVDSFTAHPDRVYADDTGRHDLYGDGAEYRGLLGVAASRSETKKKKRRARLNHLARAERGEPVSGRRPFGWNDDKLTLNPEESKVVRQGVTDLLAGKSITTVTWNFVESGLTTTMGNSWQLQTVKQILRNPRICGYRKMNGELVTDAEGNPVVGKWEPIATPKEWYAVTALLEKNRSAGGWDGSGDGVRTPRKYLLTGLLRCGKKLEDGRTCNAKMHGAPARKTHKYRCRSVLDGGCDKLSRQGPAIDKLIKELVLAKLEKRNAERQPTEEAWADERKLEAAQRRKTALEEQWHAEEISDSTFFSLLKKEEAEIKCLSNDRKAWAARQEKEKHRITDARAEWKRMDLQQKRGTIFDALEAVIVLPGVKGSHKFDPETIIPVWKDEEAS is encoded by the coding sequence TTGACGCTGGTAGACCCACAGCCAAAGAAGAAGCTGACTGCCGCCGAGGTAGAACGTCTGGTCGAGCGGCTACGCGGAGTGCCGACCGGCGCCCCGAGCCTCGAAGAGGCCAAGGCCCTACGTGCAGAGGGCTGGCACCTTCTCTTGGCGTACTGCCGGATCTCCGACGACGCACACAAGCGTGACGGTCATGGTGTGGAAGACCAGACGCGGCACTGCGGGCGGATCGCTGGCCACATGCATGGGATCGTGATCCACCACTACATCGACAACGACAAGTCGGCCTCGAAGGCGAATGTCACCCGCGACGACTTCGACAAGATGATCGAGGCACTGGAGCGAGGCAGCACAGAGCACGGCTACCCCGTAGACGGCGTGGTGTGCGTCGCAGATGACCGGCTCTACCGAGGCGCACACGCCTATGAGCGCTTCGTGGACTCATTCACCGCTCACCCGGACCGTGTCTATGCCGACGACACCGGCCGCCATGACCTCTACGGCGATGGGGCCGAGTATCGCGGGCTGCTTGGTGTTGCCGCGTCCCGTTCGGAGACCAAGAAGAAGAAGCGCCGGGCACGCCTGAATCACCTTGCCCGCGCGGAGCGGGGCGAGCCGGTATCGGGACGCCGCCCGTTCGGCTGGAACGACGACAAGCTGACCTTGAACCCCGAGGAGTCCAAGGTCGTCCGCCAAGGGGTTACGGACTTGCTCGCGGGCAAGAGCATCACCACCGTGACGTGGAACTTCGTCGAGTCCGGGCTCACGACCACGATGGGCAACAGCTGGCAGCTTCAGACCGTCAAGCAGATTCTTCGCAACCCGCGCATCTGCGGATACCGGAAGATGAACGGCGAGCTGGTGACCGACGCCGAAGGCAATCCGGTCGTCGGCAAATGGGAGCCGATCGCCACGCCAAAAGAGTGGTACGCCGTCACCGCGCTACTGGAGAAGAACCGCAGCGCAGGAGGTTGGGATGGCTCCGGCGATGGCGTGAGGACTCCCCGCAAGTATCTGCTGACTGGCCTACTGCGGTGCGGGAAGAAACTGGAGGACGGGCGGACGTGCAACGCAAAAATGCACGGCGCCCCCGCTCGCAAGACGCACAAGTACCGATGCCGGTCTGTGCTGGACGGGGGCTGCGACAAGCTGAGCCGTCAAGGCCCAGCAATCGACAAGCTGATCAAGGAACTCGTGCTCGCCAAGTTGGAGAAACGCAACGCGGAGCGCCAGCCGACCGAAGAGGCGTGGGCCGACGAGCGCAAGTTGGAGGCGGCACAACGCCGAAAGACCGCGCTGGAAGAACAGTGGCACGCGGAGGAAATCAGCGATTCGACGTTCTTCTCCCTCCTCAAGAAGGAAGAAGCAGAGATCAAGTGCCTCTCCAACGATCGGAAGGCATGGGCCGCGCGCCAGGAGAAGGAGAAACACCGGATCACAGATGCGCGGGCCGAGTGGAAGCGCATGGACTTGCAGCAGAAGCGCGGAACCATATTCGACGCGCTGGAGGCTGTGATCGTTCTTCCTGGCGTCAAGGGATCACACAAGTTCGATCCCGAGACGATCATCCCCGTGTGGAAGGACGAAGAAGCTAGCTGA
- a CDS encoding AAA family ATPase: MLIERAYVDVPQGEGTAENGWPWTVPCVRQLAEEGLAFPAPVTFLVGENGSGKSTLAEALAEGFGLDSYGGSAGYKYASSREASLLGGLMRFDPTREGRAMVRGPRVRRRGFFLRAETAMEALNGERRSNRLSRSPDEMSHGEGFLLAFRERFAQRGLYVMDEPEAALSFSSCLELVGLMDDLGRSGAQIICATHSPLLTALPGAAIVEVGEHGMRSVEWAELGLVDHWRRYLNDPRAYLRHVLEG, encoded by the coding sequence ATGCTGATCGAACGGGCTTACGTGGACGTTCCGCAGGGGGAGGGAACGGCCGAGAACGGCTGGCCCTGGACGGTGCCGTGTGTGCGCCAGCTGGCCGAGGAGGGGCTGGCCTTCCCCGCGCCGGTCACCTTTCTGGTGGGGGAGAACGGCTCGGGCAAGTCGACGCTGGCCGAGGCGCTGGCGGAAGGATTCGGGCTGGATTCGTACGGCGGTTCGGCGGGATACAAGTACGCGAGTTCGCGGGAGGCCTCGCTGCTCGGCGGCCTGATGCGGTTCGATCCGACGCGCGAGGGGCGCGCGATGGTGCGTGGGCCGCGGGTCCGCCGGCGGGGGTTCTTCCTGCGGGCCGAGACGGCGATGGAGGCGCTGAACGGGGAGCGGAGGTCGAACCGGCTGTCCCGGTCCCCGGACGAGATGAGCCACGGGGAGGGCTTTCTGCTGGCCTTTCGTGAGCGGTTCGCGCAACGGGGGCTGTATGTGATGGACGAGCCCGAGGCGGCCCTGTCCTTCTCCTCCTGTCTCGAATTGGTCGGGCTGATGGACGACTTGGGGCGCAGCGGCGCACAGATCATCTGCGCCACCCACTCCCCGCTGCTGACGGCGCTGCCGGGCGCGGCGATCGTGGAGGTCGGCGAGCACGGGATGCGGAGCGTGGAGTGGGCGGAGCTGGGACTGGTCGACCACTGGCGGCGCTATCTCAACGACCCCCGGGCGTATCTGCGGCATGTGCTGGAGGGGTGA
- a CDS encoding replication initiator → MPRMLDLRHVKSLAVRDLIELANLDDFDRVNEQVRQVAGCTRPVNLVGQTTTLDATTRTVLRSYSTTDEPTGRLLTTCGNRRASRCPSCSRVYAADTYHLIKAGLSGGKTVPETVRTHPRVFATLTAPSFGPVHNIPGNRRCACGTQHDKGAPELGTPLRPSTYDYTGAVLWNAHAGALWARTTTYIRRALAAYLNMTQKALNAALRISFAKVAEYQQRGLVHFHAVIRLDGPEGSTEPPPSWATVGALTAAIKYATFKEPDEKITKDMRACLTVASDHTGDREIRWGDRVDVREITALGDGELTDQAVAGYVAKYSTKSAEDSGTVDRSLICAPCGGRGYLRGPDGFRDLCADCDGTGQAEPLRDLRVQRHVRQMIRTAWALGHLPEFANLKLWKWAHMLGFRGHFSTKSRRYSTTLGALRDVRKAWRTAQAHTDAGHDQPDENTTLVTESSWAYLASGYRPGEELLAAQTRHEIDQAKQAADRAKAEGEVWQ, encoded by the coding sequence ATGCCCCGCATGCTCGACCTGCGCCACGTGAAGAGCCTCGCCGTGCGGGACCTGATCGAGCTGGCCAACCTCGACGACTTCGACCGTGTCAACGAACAGGTCCGCCAAGTCGCCGGATGCACCCGGCCTGTCAACCTCGTCGGCCAGACCACCACCCTCGACGCCACCACCCGCACCGTTCTGCGCTCCTACAGCACCACCGACGAACCGACCGGCCGTCTGCTGACCACCTGCGGAAACCGTCGCGCCTCGCGCTGCCCGTCCTGCTCCCGCGTCTACGCCGCCGACACCTACCACCTGATCAAGGCCGGACTCTCCGGCGGCAAGACCGTCCCCGAAACCGTCCGCACCCACCCCCGCGTCTTCGCCACCCTCACCGCCCCCTCCTTCGGCCCCGTCCACAACATCCCCGGCAACCGCCGCTGCGCCTGCGGTACCCAACACGACAAAGGTGCACCGGAGTTGGGTACGCCCCTGCGTCCGTCCACCTACGACTACACGGGCGCCGTGCTCTGGAACGCCCACGCAGGTGCCCTGTGGGCGCGGACCACCACCTACATCCGCCGCGCCCTGGCCGCCTACCTCAACATGACGCAAAAGGCCCTGAATGCCGCCTTGCGGATCTCCTTCGCCAAGGTCGCCGAATACCAACAGCGCGGCCTCGTCCACTTCCACGCTGTGATCCGCCTTGACGGCCCGGAAGGCAGCACCGAGCCCCCGCCCTCTTGGGCCACCGTCGGTGCTCTCACCGCCGCGATCAAGTACGCCACGTTCAAGGAACCGGACGAGAAGATCACCAAGGACATGCGGGCGTGCCTCACGGTGGCCTCGGATCACACCGGAGACCGTGAAATCCGCTGGGGTGACCGCGTCGACGTACGCGAGATCACCGCACTCGGCGACGGCGAACTCACCGACCAGGCCGTTGCCGGCTACGTCGCCAAGTACTCCACCAAGAGCGCCGAAGACTCCGGCACCGTGGACCGCTCCCTTATCTGCGCCCCCTGCGGCGGACGCGGCTACCTGCGCGGCCCCGACGGCTTCCGCGACCTGTGCGCCGACTGCGACGGCACCGGACAGGCCGAACCCCTCCGAGATCTCCGCGTCCAGCGTCACGTCCGCCAGATGATCCGCACCGCCTGGGCACTCGGCCACCTCCCCGAGTTCGCAAACCTCAAGCTCTGGAAATGGGCGCACATGCTCGGATTCCGCGGCCACTTCTCCACCAAATCCCGCCGCTACTCCACCACCCTCGGCGCCCTGCGCGACGTACGCAAAGCCTGGCGCACCGCACAAGCCCACACCGATGCCGGCCACGACCAGCCCGACGAGAACACCACCCTCGTCACCGAATCCTCCTGGGCCTACCTCGCCTCTGGCTACCGCCCCGGCGAAGAACTCCTAGCCGCCCAAACCCGCCACGAAATCGACCAAGCCAAACAGGCGGCCGACCGCGCAAAGGCAGAAGGAGAGGTCTGGCAGTGA